One Desulfovibrio fairfieldensis genomic window carries:
- a CDS encoding nitroreductase family protein, translating to MDFKELVEAARTCRRFEEDKPLSMADLDWLTECARLAPSARNAQELRFILVGPGETCRKLFPLTRWAGALKDWGGPHPGERPTAFIAVLMPENGKELLCYDTGIACQTIQLAAASRGWGCCIIQSFDHKAAPELLDVPEGMKIALVLGLGVAKEKRRIAPMPADGSFGYWRDEQGVHYVPKRALDDLVLKRF from the coding sequence ATGGACTTCAAGGAATTGGTGGAGGCGGCCCGCACCTGCCGCCGTTTTGAAGAGGACAAGCCCCTGAGCATGGCTGACCTGGACTGGCTGACGGAGTGCGCCCGCTTGGCACCCTCGGCCCGCAACGCCCAAGAGCTGCGTTTTATTCTGGTGGGACCGGGCGAGACCTGCCGAAAACTGTTCCCCCTGACCCGCTGGGCCGGAGCGCTTAAAGACTGGGGCGGCCCCCATCCCGGCGAGCGGCCCACGGCGTTCATTGCCGTGCTGATGCCTGAAAACGGCAAGGAACTGCTCTGCTACGACACAGGCATTGCCTGCCAGACCATCCAGCTTGCGGCCGCCAGCCGGGGCTGGGGTTGCTGCATCATTCAGTCCTTTGACCATAAGGCCGCGCCGGAATTGCTGGACGTGCCCGAGGGCATGAAGATCGCCCTGGTGCTGGGCCTGGGCGTCGCCAAAGAAAAACGCCGGATCGCCCCCATGCCCGCCGACGGCTCGTTCGGCTACTGGCGTGACGAACAGGGCGTGCACTATGTGCCCAAACGCGCGCTGGACGATCTGGTGCTCAAGCGTTTTTGA
- a CDS encoding adenosylcobinamide-GDP ribazoletransferase, translating into MSPAAWGGRFLDALAFLSRLAPPRSFTAQSLAASVPWFAPAGLALGCLCTLAAWLALTILSTATGASHAMGTAWPAAALAAWLWLALELWSTRGLHWDGLADLGDACGSGASGARFREILRDSRLGAFGALSLLLIFSGQWLALAWHLAAGQWLMPVLAPAWGRACAVWLAASAPPHNPDSLGGLACAGAGPTVRRVYRLGALLLVCLLAALGLSFWQGLVLIVAQYCLTRRLAAQARSHGGLSGDFLGAAIELGQLWFLLATL; encoded by the coding sequence ATGTCTCCAGCCGCATGGGGCGGACGTTTTCTAGATGCCCTGGCTTTTCTGAGCCGCCTTGCGCCGCCCCGGAGTTTCACCGCGCAATCTCTGGCGGCCAGCGTGCCGTGGTTCGCGCCCGCCGGTCTGGCTTTGGGCTGCCTCTGCACGCTGGCGGCCTGGCTGGCCCTGACCATTCTTTCCACCGCAACCGGTGCCTCCCACGCTATGGGGACAGCCTGGCCCGCCGCCGCTCTGGCGGCCTGGCTCTGGTTGGCCCTGGAACTGTGGAGCACGCGCGGCCTGCACTGGGACGGCCTGGCCGATCTGGGCGACGCCTGCGGCAGCGGCGCGAGCGGCGCACGTTTCCGGGAAATTCTGCGGGACAGCCGCCTGGGTGCCTTCGGCGCGTTGAGCCTGCTGCTGATTTTCAGCGGCCAATGGCTGGCCCTCGCCTGGCATCTGGCCGCCGGGCAGTGGCTCATGCCGGTGCTCGCACCGGCATGGGGCCGGGCCTGCGCTGTCTGGCTGGCCGCCTCCGCGCCGCCCCATAACCCGGATTCTCTGGGCGGCCTGGCCTGCGCCGGGGCAGGTCCGACAGTGCGTCGCGTCTACCGGCTGGGGGCGCTGCTGCTGGTCTGCCTGCTGGCGGCTTTGGGCCTCTCCTTTTGGCAAGGTTTGGTCCTGATCGTCGCGCAATATTGTCTCACACGCCGCCTGGCCGCACAGGCCCGATCACATGGCGGGCTTTCCGGCGATTTTTTGGGCGCGGCCATCGAGTTGGGGCAGTTGTGGTTTCTGCTGGCGACGCTGTAA